Below is a genomic region from Mesorhizobium sp. NZP2298.
CGAACGAGACCGGCACGCCGTAGAACGAACCGAAGCCGATCAGGTCCCATGTCGGGGACACCGGCATCGAGCCGACGATGGCGCTGGCAAGGCGCGGAAAGATGATGTCATAGAGCGCGCGGTAGATGACCAGCGTCACCAGCGTGGTGATGAAGGCGCGCAGCCTGAGGTAGCCGATAAGAACGCCGTTCAGCAATCCACAGACAATTCCTGTCGCCAGCGTGGCAATGAGCGCCACGCCGATCGGCAGGCCAAGCACGTTCATCGACACCAGCGCGGCCAGCACGCAAAGGGCGAACACGGAGCCGACCGAGAGGTCGATGCCGCCCGAAAGGATGACGATCGTCAGGGCCAGCGCGACGAGGCCGAACTCCGACACCTGGCGGGCAAGATCCGAGAACGTCCCGACCGACACGAAGCCGGGAATGGTCCAGATCATGGCCAGAACCGTAACCACCAACGCAAGGGCCGGAATGACGTTGTCAATCCAGCTCTTGGTCAGAAGTTCGCCGAACAGGCGGTCCGGCACGAACCGGTAGCGCAGTCGCAGCAGCACGTCACTGGCGGCCATCGGTCCTGTTATCCGTTACTTCAGGTCGTCCAGGGTCCAGCAATTGCGCTGGTTGACGTTTGCCTTGGTGATCTGAGTAAGCGGATTGAAGTAGAGCGTCTTGGTCTCGCCCGCGGCACCGTCGGAAAGCAGCAAGCGCGCGATCTCCGCATTCAGGATTTCGCCCTGCAGCGGCACGTTGTAGCTGATGTAGAGGTTGAACAGGCCCTTCTCGACATTCTCGCAGCCGACCTTGTTGCCGCCACCGCTGGTGACGAGGAAGACCTGGGCACTCTTGCCGGCCTGCTGGATGGCGGACGCCGTGCCGGTATCCTGGTTGTCCCAGATGCCGATGGCGCCACAGAGGTCCGGATGCTGCTGCAGCACGGTGTCCATGATCGAACGCGCCTTTTCCGGATTGTATTCGGTGGCCTGCTGCGAGACGACCTGAATATCGGGATGCTGGTTCAGCACGCGATAGATGCCGTCGAGCTGAAAGACGTCCGACGCCGCCGTCGGCACCCCGGTGTCGATTGCCACCTTGGTCGAGGCGCCCTTGCCGGCGCTGCACTTGTCGACCACGGCCTGCGCCGCCTGCTCGCCGATCTCGGTCCAGTCGGCGCCGACATAGGAGTCGGTCTGGGTGTTCGATTCGAGGTTGATCTGCACCACCTTGATACCGGCGGCCTGCGCCTGCGCCAGCAGGCGGGCGTAGGACTGGATGTCGGGATTGTGCGCGACGATCAGATCGGGTTTCTCGCTTATCAGCGACTGCAGCGCCTTGGTGCCGGCGTCGGTGCTCCAGGCGGGATCACGGATCTCGAAGCTGTATTTGAGCCGCTTGGCCTGCTGGCGCATAACGGCTGCCCAGCCTTCGGTGAGGTCGAAGCCCATCGACAGCGGCAGAAAGACGACCTTCTTGCCTTCAAGCGTCTTGTGGAACGTCGTCGAGCGTGGATTTTCCAGGCCCTTGTCCTGCGCGCTGGCCGTGACCACTCCCGCCAGGGCGATACAGGCCGCGGCAAGCCATCTTGTCGTTTTCATAAGTCGCATTGGTTTCCTCCCATTGCATTTGGCGTTTTGGTTGGTTCTCAGAGATCCCCTTGCTGGGATGTCTGCTCGTCACGTGGATTGACGAGTGAATCGATGACGATCGCCAGAAGCAGCACGACGCCCTTGACCAGGTTCTGGATCGTGTAGTCGATGTTCATGATCGTCATGCCGTTGAGCAGGACGCCCACGAAGATGGTGCCCAGAATGACGTTTCGGACCTTGCCGTGGCCACCATTCAGGCCAATGCCACCGAGCACCACGACCAGCAGGATGTCGTAGATCATCGTCGAGTTGAAAAGCCGGGCATTGATCGCCGAAGCAGACGAGGCAAGGATCAGTCCGGCACCGTAGGCGATCAGTCCGCTGATCGCATATTGCGCAACGACCATCGGCCGATAGGGAATGCCGATGATCTTGGCAGCCGCCGGGTTGTTGCCCATGGCATAGATCTGCCAGCCGAACCGTGTGCGGCTGAGCACCAGGTGCAGAACCAGGCAAAGCAGGGCAAACGCCACCACGGTCACCGGAATGCCGAGAATGCGACCTTGGCCGATAAGTGAAAACCATTCGGCTCCCGGCGGCACGTTCTGCATTTCCAGCGTGAAGAAGAAGGTCCTGCCGAGGCCATAGATCACCGAACCGGCGGCAAGTGTTGCAAAGATGGGCGCAACGTCGCCGAAAGCGATCAATGCCCCAATCAGCAGCCCGGCGCCGATCGCGAACAGGGCTCCGATCAGCAATGCGAACTCCAGCGAATAGCCCGAGCGCGCGATCACGAATGCCCATGAAACGGAAACCACCATCGTCGCTATCATCGAGACGTCGATGCCCCTGGCGATGACCACCAGCGCCATGCCCAGCGCCAGGATGCCGAGGATCGACACGCTTCGTACCAGAGCGAGGATGTTGCCGGCGCTGAAGAAGGACGGCAGCAGCAAGGAAAAGAGCGCAAAGGCCAGCACCGCCAGCACCAGCACGATGCCTTCCTGGGTCTTCAGCAGGCTTTGAGCCCTTGCCGGATAGCCGTTTGCGGTTGCGTCGCTCACGCTCAGCCCTTCTCCTTGCCGAGTCTCAATAGAATTTCCCTGGCGCGATCGACACGGACATCGTGATTGGCGGCAAGTTCCTTGGCCACTGTCTCGATGTCATCGCCAACCGCCCCCGCCACGATCGCGATGTTGCGGGCGTGCAGGGCCATATGCCCTCGCTGGATGCCTTCGGTGGCCAGGGCCCGCAGCGCTGCCATGTTCTGCGCCAAACCAACAGCCACCGTGACCTCGGCAAGCTCCTGCGCGGTCTTCACGCCAAGCAGTTTCAGCGCGGCGCGCGCGGCCGGATGCGTCTTGGTGGCGCCGCCGACAAGGCCGAGCGCCATCGGCATTTCCAGCGTGCCGACAAGGGCGCCGGCCGCATCGGCTTCCCAACGGCTGAGCGACGTGTAGCGCCCAGTGCGCGCCGCCCAGGCATGCGCGCCGGCCTCTATCGCGCGCCAGTCGTTCCCGGTCGCGACAACGACCGGATCGATACCGTTCATGATGCCCTTGTTGTGCGTTGCGGCGCGATACGGATCGACGACCGCCAGCGAGCAGGCCTCGACAATGCCGGCGACCATGCGCTCGCCGGTGAACTCCTGCGTTGCCAATGCCTCCGGCGTCAGGCGCACCCGCGCTCGCGCCAGCCGCAGGTCGGCAAGGTTGGAAAGAATGCGCAGCCGAACGACACCGCCGGACAACCGCTCGATCATCGGCGCGACCGCTTCGGCCATGGTGTTGACGGTGTTGGCGCCCATCGCGTCACGCACGTCGACGAGAAGATGCAGCACCACCATCGGCCCGACGGCGGTGTCTTCGAACACCTGCACCTCGATATCGCGGCATCCGCCGCCGAGCCGGTTCAGAACCCGGTCCTTTTCATTGGCCGCGGCCACGATCTCGTCGCGGCTCGACAGAAGCCGGGCCCGCGCCCCATGCGGATCGGATATGTCGAGTATCTGAACCTGCGCCCGCATGATCGGCGCCGTACTAGACGTCTCGAACCCGCCACAGCCGCGAGCGATGCGCGCCATATAGGATGCGGCGGCGACAACGGAAGGCTCCTCCACCGCCATCGGGATGAGATAATCGCGTCCGTTGATGGTGAAATTGGTGGCGACGCCGAGCGGGATCTCGAATGTGCCGATCACGTTCTCGATCATGCCGTCGGCAATGTTGAGCGGAAGCGCGCCTTGCCCGCGCAAGGCGTCACGGTCCGCCTGAGAAAGGCCCGCGGCCTCGCCAGCCTTCGCCAGGCGATCTGCCGGTGACAGATCGCGAAACTTCTCGATGCGGGAATTCAGCCGCGGCTCGACGCCGTCCAAGACTGCCCCCATCACCATCGCCTCCCTGCGAATGCTGTTTTCTTGTTGAGCCAGCTATCGTCCAACTGATACCATCAGGCAAGGTACAGTTTTAAGAAACAGCGGCCAACTGTACCAGTTCATTTCCGGGCACGCCGCCGCAAGGAACAGAAGATGACGCGCGCCGAGGCCGTGGCCAACGAAATCAGAAAGCGCATCGAGACGGGTTCACTCATCGCCGGCGCCAAGCTTCCGTCGATACGCAAGGCCGCCGAGCAGTTCGACGTTTCCAAAAACACGATTGTCGATGCCTACGACCGCCTGGTTTCGGCCGGAATTGCACTGTCACGACCGGGCGCGGGCTTCACCGTCGCCGAACGACGCCGGCAGAAGCCAAGCGAGCGCCCGCTTCATGTGGCCGAGGCGGTGGACATCGCCTCCCTGCTCAATGCACAGCTGGAGGAGAGCTTTTCAATCCGCGTCGGCGACGGCCGCCCCCCGGCCTCATGGATGGAGGAGTCCGAGGTGCGGCGTCACCTCGGGCTGCTGGGCAGAAACCACCGATCCAGCAGTGACGGCTACGGTTCGGCGATGGGGCTGCCGGCGCTGCGCGAGCGGCTGGCCTTCGATCTGATGGAACGCGAGGTGCAGGCTACGCCGGATCAGATCCTGCTGACGTTCGGCGCCAACCATGCCCTCGACCTCATCATACGCCGCTTTCTGGTGTCCGGCGACACGGTGCTGGTCGACGATCCCGGCTACTACCCGCTGTTCGCCAAGCTGAAGCTGGCGCAGGTCCGCATGGTTGGCGTCAGGCGAACCGCGAACGGGCCGGATATAGAGGACCTCTCCGGCAAGACCGAGCGCGAGCGCCCGAAGCTGTTTTTCACCCAATCGCTCGCCCACAATCCAACCGGCAGTTCGACCAACCTCCCGACGGCCCATTCGATCCTGACGATCGCCGCGCGATACGACATGCTGGTGGTCGAGGACGACCCGTTCATCGATCTGCCAACCGTGCGCGGCGTGGGCCTGGCACCGCTCGACCAATTGCAGAACGTCATCTGCGTGCGCACCTTCGCCAAGACGCTGTCGGCCAGCCTGCGCTGCGGCTATATCGCGGCACGACCCGACCTCATCGCCTCGCTGGCCGAGCTGAAAATGCTGACGACCGTCAACAGCTCTGGCCATATCGAGCGGTTGATCCATGGGTTGATCAACGAGGGCCATTACCGGCGGCACCTGAAGCGCCTCGGGCAACGTGTGCGCCAGGCGACCGAAACGGTCGTCCCCCGTCTTCAGAAGATCGGCCTGCGGCTCTTTGCCGAGCCCACCGGCGGGTACTACGTCTATTTGGAGCTGCCGGACCACGTCGACGACATCGCTCTTGCCCGGGAAGGGGCTCGCGAAGGGATTTTCATCGCGCCAGGCACGGTGTTTTCGCCGGAACGCCGGCCAGGCAAAGCTGGTATTCGCGTGAACATTGCGTGGGCTTCGGACCCTCGTTTCTTTGAATTCATGCAGCGAGCAAGAACGTCCTGACGCGGCATCACTCACTGTTTCCTGATCGAATGGGCAAAGCAGTGAACCTTCTGCGCACTCGGACGCCGCCGCCATTGATCGCGTGCAGTACGGCACTTTCGAAATCGGCTGGGAAGCACGCCTGGATCTTTGCCGCCCGTACGGCTGCCGCCACCCCAAGAAGCGCGTGGGGAGACGGAAAGCTGGCTTCGGTTGGTCTCTCCAGCGCCGCGACCGTCGTGTCGTTCTGGGTAGGCAGCGTGTTGTACCTGCTCGGCTTCGCCGCTTTACGCGGATTGTGGCGAAGAGCGCGTCGAGCGCCAGAATGCGTTCGGCAGTTTAGGTGGTGTCGGCCTGGAATGACTTTGCTCTACTCGACCCGTCAGCGGAATTGATTTGCTTGGTGATCCCCCATCCTTAGGGCAAACTTCCCGGAGGGGCTGCAGGAGGTGAAATGAGAGCACGTGCAGCGACGCTCGGGGATCTCGAGGATGTCTTCCATGGTTTGTCCAAGCGGATGTCGGACGAATACGCGGCGGCCGGTAAGGACAGCAAGATCGCCTACGACAATCTGATGATGAATTTGAAGGAAGGCCGCGCGCACGCGCTTGTCGAGGGTGACAAGGCCGTAGCGATCATCGCCTGGCATGAGAACAGCAACGCCGCCGATACGCTGTTTGCCGCGCAGGAGGATTTCTTCCGCGCCTCGACCGTGCGTTTCTGCAAGCGGCACATCCGCCACATCCAGGCGCTCGCCGGCAACCTCCCCATCCACTCACGCAGTTGGTTGCAGGGGCCTGACGTCGCCAGATGGTTCAGCGTCATC
It encodes:
- a CDS encoding sugar ABC transporter substrate-binding protein; the protein is MKTTRWLAAACIALAGVVTASAQDKGLENPRSTTFHKTLEGKKVVFLPLSMGFDLTEGWAAVMRQQAKRLKYSFEIRDPAWSTDAGTKALQSLISEKPDLIVAHNPDIQSYARLLAQAQAAGIKVVQINLESNTQTDSYVGADWTEIGEQAAQAVVDKCSAGKGASTKVAIDTGVPTAASDVFQLDGIYRVLNQHPDIQVVSQQATEYNPEKARSIMDTVLQQHPDLCGAIGIWDNQDTGTASAIQQAGKSAQVFLVTSGGGNKVGCENVEKGLFNLYISYNVPLQGEILNAEIARLLLSDGAAGETKTLYFNPLTQITKANVNQRNCWTLDDLK
- a CDS encoding ABC transporter permease, whose product is MSDATANGYPARAQSLLKTQEGIVLVLAVLAFALFSLLLPSFFSAGNILALVRSVSILGILALGMALVVIARGIDVSMIATMVVSVSWAFVIARSGYSLEFALLIGALFAIGAGLLIGALIAFGDVAPIFATLAAGSVIYGLGRTFFFTLEMQNVPPGAEWFSLIGQGRILGIPVTVVAFALLCLVLHLVLSRTRFGWQIYAMGNNPAAAKIIGIPYRPMVVAQYAISGLIAYGAGLILASSASAINARLFNSTMIYDILLVVVLGGIGLNGGHGKVRNVILGTIFVGVLLNGMTIMNIDYTIQNLVKGVVLLLAIVIDSLVNPRDEQTSQQGDL
- a CDS encoding hydroxymethylglutaryl-CoA reductase, degradative, with product MGAVLDGVEPRLNSRIEKFRDLSPADRLAKAGEAAGLSQADRDALRGQGALPLNIADGMIENVIGTFEIPLGVATNFTINGRDYLIPMAVEEPSVVAAASYMARIARGCGGFETSSTAPIMRAQVQILDISDPHGARARLLSSRDEIVAAANEKDRVLNRLGGGCRDIEVQVFEDTAVGPMVVLHLLVDVRDAMGANTVNTMAEAVAPMIERLSGGVVRLRILSNLADLRLARARVRLTPEALATQEFTGERMVAGIVEACSLAVVDPYRAATHNKGIMNGIDPVVVATGNDWRAIEAGAHAWAARTGRYTSLSRWEADAAGALVGTLEMPMALGLVGGATKTHPAARAALKLLGVKTAQELAEVTVAVGLAQNMAALRALATEGIQRGHMALHARNIAIVAGAVGDDIETVAKELAANHDVRVDRAREILLRLGKEKG
- a CDS encoding aminotransferase-like domain-containing protein; its protein translation is MTRAEAVANEIRKRIETGSLIAGAKLPSIRKAAEQFDVSKNTIVDAYDRLVSAGIALSRPGAGFTVAERRRQKPSERPLHVAEAVDIASLLNAQLEESFSIRVGDGRPPASWMEESEVRRHLGLLGRNHRSSSDGYGSAMGLPALRERLAFDLMEREVQATPDQILLTFGANHALDLIIRRFLVSGDTVLVDDPGYYPLFAKLKLAQVRMVGVRRTANGPDIEDLSGKTERERPKLFFTQSLAHNPTGSSTNLPTAHSILTIAARYDMLVVEDDPFIDLPTVRGVGLAPLDQLQNVICVRTFAKTLSASLRCGYIAARPDLIASLAELKMLTTVNSSGHIERLIHGLINEGHYRRHLKRLGQRVRQATETVVPRLQKIGLRLFAEPTGGYYVYLELPDHVDDIALAREGAREGIFIAPGTVFSPERRPGKAGIRVNIAWASDPRFFEFMQRARTS